The following DNA comes from Microbacterium wangchenii.
GTCGGTGACCGCGCCGTCGTCGGCCGTGACGCGCACGCGTTTCTCACCCGCGAGCGCGCCATGGCCGCGCACGAGGTCGATGCCGGCCTTGTCGACCCAGGTCACCTGGGAGTCGTCGTTCCAGTCGTGCACCATGCGGTCGCGCCGGGCGAGCACCGCGGCGACGTCGAGGGTGCCGGTGATGGCCTGCTTCGCTCCATCCACCGCCTGGGCCGCCCGCAGGGCCGCGCCGCTGCGCAGCAGCGCCTTGGAGGGCATGCACGCCCAGTACGAGCATTCGCCGCCGACGAGCTCGGCCTCGACGAGCACGGCCGACAGCCCGCCCTGCACGGCACGGTCGGCGACGTTCTCGCCCACCGGTCCTGCCCCGACCACGATGACGTCGTACTCGCGCGCACTCATGCCCGACACGCTACTCGCGCCACGGCGGCGGGGGTCCCTACCCGTGGAATCCGCGATCCCGGGGTTTGTCAAGGCCTGTCGGCGCGTCTCTGAACCGGTTTAGATCAACTGCGTCGAGGGTCCGTCGCGCGGATCCGGGCCCGGTCACGAAGGAGTGCGGATGGGACACGGCCAGCGAGCCACGATCGCCGACGTCGCCCGGCGGGCGGGCGTGAGCAAAGGCCTGGTGTCCTTCGCGCTGAACAACCGCCCGGGTGTCGCACCCGAAACGCGCACGCGCATCCTCGCCGCCGCCGGCGAACTGGGCTGGTCTCCGAGCGTGCGCGGCCGCTCGCTCAGCGTCGGGCGGGCGTTCGCGTGCGGACTGGTGATCGGCCGCAGCCCCGACGTCATCGCCGCCGACCCCTTCTTCCCTGCCTTCATCGCCGGATTGGAAGACGCCTTCTCCGTCTCCGGTCAGGCGCTCGTCCTGGCCGTCGCCACACCCGGCCGCCACGAGGCCGAGACCTACCGGGGGCTCGCCGCCGATCGGCGCGTGGACGGGGTCATCCTCACCGACCTGCGCGTGGCGGATCCGCGCATCTCCCTAGTCGAGGGGCTCGGCCTGTCGGCCGTGACCCTCGGCCGGCCCGACGGAGCGAGCCCGTTCTCCTCGGTGTGCGTCGACGACGGTGTAGGCATCCGCCTGGCCGTGGAGCACCTCGCCGCGCTCGGCCATCGCGACATCGCGCACGTCGCCGGTCCCGCCGAACTCCTCCATGCCGCCCGGCGGCGCGCAGCCTTCGACGTCGCCGCCACCCGGCTCGGACTGCGTGCCTCCGTCGTGGAGACCGACTTCAGCGCCGCAGACGGCGCCAGGGCGACGGCGCACGTGCTCGACCGCCCGGAGCGACCCACGGCGGTCGTGTACTCCAACGACAGCATGGCCCTCGCCGGCATGGGCGTCGCCCAGCAGCGCGGGCTCTCGGTGCCGCGCGACCTGTCGATCACCGGCTTCGACGACACCGAGATGGGCCGGCACGTCCATCCCTCGCTCACGAGCGTGGCGACGGATGTGCGCGGCTGGGGCGCGATCGTCGCGCGCACGCTGCTCGTGGCGGTCGCCGGCGGCGCGGCCGAGCACCTCACGCTTCCCGACCCGCGCCTGGTCACCCGGGCCTCGACCTGCTCACCCTCGGACACCGCGACCTCGGCCGCACCTTTGGAAGGAGATTGACATGCGACGACGCATCCTGATCACCGCCGCGACGGCAACCGGCATCCTCGCTCTCACCGCCTGCGGCGGGGGCGGCGGTGGCGGGGGCGGCACGGAGGGCCGCGGCGAGATCACCATCTGGTACTCCAACAATGAGTCGGAGATCGCGTGGGGCGAGCAGATGGTGGAGGCCTGGAACAGCGAGAACCCCGACGAGCAGATCCGCGCGCAGGAGATCCCGGCCGGCTCCTCCAGCGAAGAGGTGATCGGCGCGGCGATCACGGCCGGAAACGCGCCGTGCCTGATCTTCAACACCTCGCCCGCCGCCGTGCCCGGCTTCCAGCGTCAGGGGGGCCTGGTGAACCTGTCGGAGTTCGAAGACGGTGACGACTACATCACCGAGCGCAGCGGTGAGGTCGCCGAGCAGTACCGCTCGGAGGACGGCGACTTCTACCAGATGCCGTGGAAATCCAACCCCGTCGTGATCTTCTACAACAAGGCGTTGTTCGAACAGGCGGGCCTCGATCCGGAGAATCCCGCCCTGTCCACCTACGACGAGTTCCTGCAGACGGCGCGCACTCTCAAGGAGTCCGGCGTCGCGGACTTCGCGATCAACCCCGCTCCCACGAGCGAGTTCTTCCAGTCGTGGTTCGACTTCTACCCGCTGTATGCCGCGCAGACCGGCGGCACGCAGCTCGTCGAGGAGGGCGAGGCGACCTTCGACGACGAGAACGGCACCGCCGTCGCGGAGTTCTGGCGCACCCTGTACGCCGAGCAGCTCGCCGGCAACGAGCAGTACCAGGGCGACGCGTTCGCCGACGGGTACGCCGCGATGGCGATCGTCGGGCCGTGGGCGATCAACGTGTACGGGGAGGATGTGGACTGGGGCGCCGTTCCCGTACCCACCCAGGACGGCACCGACCCCGCAGAGACGTGGACCTTCAGCGACGCGAAGAACGTGGGCATGTTCACCGCGTGCGAGAACCAGGCCACGGCGTGGGACGTGCTGAAGTTCGCCACCAGTGAGGAGCAGGACGGCATCTGGCTGGAGGAGACCGGGCAGATGCCGCTGCGCCAGGACCTCAGCGAGACCTACGCCGACTTCTTCGAGGCCAACCCCGCCTACGCGCTGTTCGGCGACCAGGCCGCCCGCACGGTGGAGGTGCCCAACGTGCCCAACTCCGTGGAGATCTGGCAGGCGTTCCGCGACGGGTACTCACGCGCGGTGATCTTCGGCGAGGACGACGTGCAGACCTTCCTCACCGATAGCGCCGAGCAGATCAACGAGCTGGCGGCGGGTAACTGACATGACCGAGGTCGTGCCGGGGCGGCCGGTGGCCCCGGCCGCCGCGGCCCCGGCGGTTCCCGCGGGCGAGGGCCGACAGCGCCGTGGCCGGCGCGGACTGCTGGGGGAGAACCCGCTGGGGATCCTCTTCTCCGCCCCCTACATCGTGTTCGTGGCGGTGGTCTTCGCGTACCCGATCGTCTTCGCGGTGTGGATGTCATTCCAGGACTACTTCTTCGCCGCGCCCGGCGCGGTGGTGGATCGTCCGTTCGTCGGGTTCGCGAACTACGTCACGGCGGTGACCGACCCCGCGGTGTGGCGGTCGTTCCTCAACGTGGGGATCTTCCTTCTCATCAACGTGCCCCTCACGGTGATGCTGTCGCTTCTGCTCGCGACGGCGCTGGACCGCGTGGTCAAGGCGCGCACGTTCTTCCGCGTCAGTTACTACGTGCCGTACGTCAGCGCATCGGTGGCCGTCGTGGCGGTGTGGCTGTTCCTCTTCTCCAACAACGGACTGGTCAACAACGTCCTCGGGCCGCTCGCGCCCGATCCGTCGTGGCTGGTGAACTCCGCCCTGGCGATGCCGACGATCGCACTCTTCGTCACGTGGAAGGGGCTGGGCTTCTACATCCTGCTGTACCTCGCGGCACTGCAGAACGTGTCCAAGGAGCTGTACGAGTCGGTCTCGGTCGACGGCGGCGGCCGCATCCGGCAGTTCTTCTCCGTGACCGTGCCGGGGGTGCGCCCGGCGACGCTGCTGGTGGTGCTGCTGGCCACCATCACGGGCGCCAACCTCTTCACCGAGCCGTATCTGCTCACCGGCGGGGGCGGCCCGAACGGGGCGTCCACCTCGCCCGTCCTGCTGATCTATCAGAAGGGCATCGAGCAGCAGAACCCGGATGTCGCCGCCGCCATCGGCGTGATCCTCATCTTCTTCGTGCTGATCATCGCCGCCGTCCAGCGGCGCTTCGTGGGAGGGGAGGAGCGATGAGACGCGCACTGGGTGGCAAGGTCGCGATGTACGTCGTGCTGTCGCTGGGCGCCGTGGCCTTCCTCTTCCCCTTCTACTACATGGTCATCGGGTCGCTGCAGACGGATGTCGACCCCACGCCCGCCGGGGCCTTCCCCAACCCGGCGAACCTCACGCTGGAGAACTACGTCGCCATCAACGCGCGGATCAACCTGCTTCGTGGTCTGGTGAACTCCGGGATCTTCGCCGGCGGCGTCATCCTCGGCACGGTCGTGTTCGGCGTGCTCGCCGGGTACGCCCTCGCCGTGCTGCAGTGGCGCGGCCGCGGCGCGGTGTTCTCGCTCGCGCTACTGGTGCAGGTGATCCCGTTCCAGCTGCTCATGATCCCGCTGTACGTCATGATCGCGCGCGACTACGGTCTGTCCGACAGCTACCTCGGGATGATCCTGCCGTTCTTCATCAG
Coding sequences within:
- a CDS encoding carbohydrate ABC transporter permease produces the protein MTEVVPGRPVAPAAAAPAVPAGEGRQRRGRRGLLGENPLGILFSAPYIVFVAVVFAYPIVFAVWMSFQDYFFAAPGAVVDRPFVGFANYVTAVTDPAVWRSFLNVGIFLLINVPLTVMLSLLLATALDRVVKARTFFRVSYYVPYVSASVAVVAVWLFLFSNNGLVNNVLGPLAPDPSWLVNSALAMPTIALFVTWKGLGFYILLYLAALQNVSKELYESVSVDGGGRIRQFFSVTVPGVRPATLLVVLLATITGANLFTEPYLLTGGGGPNGASTSPVLLIYQKGIEQQNPDVAAAIGVILIFFVLIIAAVQRRFVGGEER
- a CDS encoding carbohydrate ABC transporter permease; translation: MRRALGGKVAMYVVLSLGAVAFLFPFYYMVIGSLQTDVDPTPAGAFPNPANLTLENYVAINARINLLRGLVNSGIFAGGVILGTVVFGVLAGYALAVLQWRGRGAVFSLALLVQVIPFQLLMIPLYVMIARDYGLSDSYLGMILPFFISSTAVVIFRQYFMQLPRELFDAARIDGAGEFRLLWNVALPLVRPALLTVVLLTFIGPWNEFLWPFLITKEASMQPLAVSLANFISNIAASTSNPFGAMMAGAVVLAAPAVALFLVFQRYFTSNDLGSGVKG
- a CDS encoding extracellular solute-binding protein, with the translated sequence MRRRILITAATATGILALTACGGGGGGGGGTEGRGEITIWYSNNESEIAWGEQMVEAWNSENPDEQIRAQEIPAGSSSEEVIGAAITAGNAPCLIFNTSPAAVPGFQRQGGLVNLSEFEDGDDYITERSGEVAEQYRSEDGDFYQMPWKSNPVVIFYNKALFEQAGLDPENPALSTYDEFLQTARTLKESGVADFAINPAPTSEFFQSWFDFYPLYAAQTGGTQLVEEGEATFDDENGTAVAEFWRTLYAEQLAGNEQYQGDAFADGYAAMAIVGPWAINVYGEDVDWGAVPVPTQDGTDPAETWTFSDAKNVGMFTACENQATAWDVLKFATSEEQDGIWLEETGQMPLRQDLSETYADFFEANPAYALFGDQAARTVEVPNVPNSVEIWQAFRDGYSRAVIFGEDDVQTFLTDSAEQINELAAGN
- a CDS encoding LacI family DNA-binding transcriptional regulator — its product is MGHGQRATIADVARRAGVSKGLVSFALNNRPGVAPETRTRILAAAGELGWSPSVRGRSLSVGRAFACGLVIGRSPDVIAADPFFPAFIAGLEDAFSVSGQALVLAVATPGRHEAETYRGLAADRRVDGVILTDLRVADPRISLVEGLGLSAVTLGRPDGASPFSSVCVDDGVGIRLAVEHLAALGHRDIAHVAGPAELLHAARRRAAFDVAATRLGLRASVVETDFSAADGARATAHVLDRPERPTAVVYSNDSMALAGMGVAQQRGLSVPRDLSITGFDDTEMGRHVHPSLTSVATDVRGWGAIVARTLLVAVAGGAAEHLTLPDPRLVTRASTCSPSDTATSAAPLEGD